Part of the Mauremys mutica isolate MM-2020 ecotype Southern chromosome 1, ASM2049712v1, whole genome shotgun sequence genome is shown below.
accaaggtttctaaccatcagaggagtgaagttctggaacagcctcccaaggggagtagtgggggcaaaagacatatctggctttaagactaagcttgataaatttatggaggggatggtatgatggtaTGAccattgatctttgattatcagcaggtaagtatgcccaggggtctgtgatgggatgttagatgggatgggatctgagttactacagagaattctttcctgggtgctggctggtgagtcttgtccacatgctcagggtttaactgatcaccatgtttggggtcgggaaggaattttcctccagggaagattggcagaggccctggaggtttttcgccttcctctgcagcatggggcacgggtcacttgctgaaggattctctgcagcttgaggtcttcaaaccacgatttgaggacttcaataactcagacataggttaggggtttgttacaggagtgggtgggtgagattctgtgtcctgcattgtgcaggaggtcagaccagatgatcataatggtcccttttgaccttaaagtctatgagtttatgaGTCTATGCCACCATTTCTTCTCTCCAATGCCTACAATAGTTAAACTAAAGTCTTGTAGGTGTCAACCTCCAGGTTCTTGCATTCCAGCTTGTCTTACTCATTTCTAGTACTTGGTTCCTCTAAATATGGATCAGTCTCACACTTCCATAATTCCACAGCTTAACATACAGTGAAAATATACTATAACATAttgattaatcataacatcacaaaataaattaataatgaaCTAAAATTATTGGCTACAATtaagaccccatcattttatatgtctggttgggatgatgttttccaatgtgcattactctgtCCACATCATCCTGGAACATCTTTGGGATTGGTCGGAGCTCTCCAGGGTGTTCAGGGACCTGGAACTCCTggccttctcctccagctggaacccgtctctgctgcagccagagccctgcaaccAAAGAGTCTCCTCTGCTGCCCTGGTGCCTCTTTCCTGCCCCAGCTTCTTGTGGCTCATCCAGTATCTGTGTTTTTGAAGGGCTGGAACAACACTTCTTCTCTCTGTTCCCGCTTCTGGGGAGGTTCCAGTCCTTCCACGCCCGCCCCTGtgcagagaagctggagaaaactgCTTCTATCTAGAATTCAGTTACTCCCTCCTTCTACTGGGCGAGCTCTCGCTGGGGCTGAGAACCAATGACCAACCTATTCACAGAGAGATGTCTCTGCCTCAGCCTTCACCCCCTtcatacaaggtgggtgagagaagAGTACAGGAAAAGCCCAAGACATAGGGGATACAGACGGTTTCTATAACAAAGGGTGAGTTAATGGGGTTTCCACCCATCTAGGTTTTAACTGGACACTCCgatttttggcttctgtgtctgggTGCCATGCAAGTTTGTCAAGTGCCTGGTTTTGAACTAGAAAGTGCAGCCAAGAAAGGGATCTGGCTGTGACTGGttcctgcagggcaggggggaggcatTGGGTCATTAACCCACgcctgcccctgctcagccagggccaTATCATACCAACAGGCAGGGCCCTTGTCAGGCTTCAGCAGCTCCAACCAGTCCCAGAgaagagggagcccagctgtggCAGAGATGGAGGTGGAGAAGATCCAGCGAGTGATGGGGGCAGAGGTGTAGAGAAGCCAGGGACAAGGGCAGGGCAATGGTGGAAGAaatggagaagggggctgggtctCGATGGACTAGGTGGGGCATGGGAAGGGGCCTAGGGGAAATATGTGGGGCAGAGGTCAGGGTCTTAAGGGAATGTGGGGCAGAGGGTGAAGTCACGGGGTCCAGTTACCAGCAGTTAGAAAGGTGCAACCCAATGAGTTAATGAGTTGTACACAGACTGATTCTCCCGTTTCTCAcactgacacagcacagtaaggtcAGGGAAGGTCTAAtgtctctctggctgcccagtgaGTGACTCCGGGAAGGGGGCCCAGCACCGTGTCACcatccagctctgcacagagctcggtctgagagccagagcaccaggacaaaACTTTAGGGCCCTTTCTGAGtaaagagccggagcagcctgtcccggatctgccTGGTCAtcaccccatagatgatggggttcagcatgggggggagcaagaggcacaTGTTGGCAATGAGAACATGGAAATGTACGGCCACATTCTGCCCAAACCGGTAcatgagggaggagaagagacctgGGATGTAAAACCCtaagatgacacagaggtgggaggtGCACGTCCccaaagtcttgagccgggcgtcctttgtggggagcttgaagatggccctgaggatctgggtataggacaTAGAGATAAAAATCACATCCAGACCCATCACACAGAATAGCACAAAGAGGCCGTAGTAACTACTGATGCGGGTGtcggcgcaggccagcttcaccacagctATGTGTGAGCAAAACGGCTCAggaatgatgttggttctgcaatatggccactgccttATCAGGAAGGGCAGGGGCAATGCAAGCAAACCACtgcgcagcaccacggccaggccaatcttggccaccatggggtttgtcaggatggtggaatgtctcaggggatggcagatggccacgtagcgatccagAGCCATGGCCAcgaagatcccagactccatTGCTGAGGCGCaatgaatgaagtacatctgggtgaggcaggcactgaaatcgatctccctggaattgaaccagaagatgctcagcgtTTTGGGCACGATGGACGTGGACATGACCAGGTCGGTGactgccagcatgcagaggaaatagtacatgggctcatggaggcttggcTCAATCTTCACAATGAAAAGGACGGTGAAgctccccaagatggctatggcgtacatggcggagaaggggatggagatccagacatgggcagcctccaggccaggaatgccctgcaggatgaaggtggaggggctGGTGAAATCAGTTGTGTTGGAATCGGgcatggagtaggggagaaggtgtccaactctgaggcagaacGGTGTCTCCTATATGTATCGTATGTTCCCCTGACTTCCTCTATGCGCCCAGCGTCTAGGGTGTTCATTGCAGGACAAATATCTGGATGGAGAGATAAAGTTAATATGAGGAACTGCGTGCACATGCTTAGGGAGATCTGAGAGTTGAAAAAGACCTAACCTTTTCCAAGACATGCCAGGGGCAAACAACCCAAGTAGAACACACCTCAGGGAAAGGACCTGGGCATCATTGATAGCAGCTCCACAGAAACAGCTGCTCATTCACAGGGATCTTAGACCCCAAGTCCTGGGGGATTCCCTCTATTTCCCCAGCAAGCTccaaaactgaaaccccctccagccgtcTCACCCAGccaccccccggctcctcccccagcctttgtccagtttcccgggcagaaggtgtcacctggtctccaacccccctcctggctcaggtatcatccctcaagtgaagtcaccccctgctctcctatCTCCCATGCAGGAAGCCCCAGAAAAACTCCCCTGCGACATTGCCAGGTCAATcatcccccttccctgctccgTCACAAAGAGTCAGTGGGATCAAACtccagcacagcagatttagatgaactctcaggaaaagcttcctaactgtaatACCAGGACAATGGACCAGAAAACTTGGGAGGTTCTGGAAGCTTCTTCACAGGAAGCTTTTCAAATGAGGCGGGAAAACATCTGCCGGGATGGTTGAGCCCGACACATCCTACATCATGGCAGGGGGTCAGGCTAGCTGACCTTTGGTCCCATCCCACCCTGTGGCTCTATGGTTCTCCAAT
Proteins encoded:
- the LOC123363058 gene encoding olfactory receptor 52R1-like, producing MPDSNTTDFTSPSTFILQGIPGLEAAHVWISIPFSAMYAIAILGSFTVLFIVKIEPSLHEPMYYFLCMLAVTDLVMSTSIVPKTLSIFWFNSREIDFSACLTQMYFIHCASAMESGIFVAMALDRYVAICHPLRHSTILTNPMVAKIGLAVVLRSGLLALPLPFLIRQWPYCRTNIIPEPFCSHIAVVKLACADTRISSYYGLFVLFCVMGLDVIFISMSYTQILRAIFKLPTKDARLKTLGTCTSHLCVILGFYIPGLFSSLMYRFGQNVAVHFHVLIANMCLLLPPMLNPIIYGVMTRQIRDRLLRLFTQKGP